A stretch of Streptococcus sp. oral taxon 061 DNA encodes these proteins:
- a CDS encoding glucose-6-phosphate isomerase: MSHIKFDYSKVLDKFVAPHEVEYMQAQVTAADELIRKGTGAGSDFLGWLDLPENYDREEFDRILKAAEQIKADSDVLVVIGIGGSYLGAKAAIDFLNHHFANLQTKEERKAPQILYAGNSISSTYLADLVEYVADKDFSVNVISKSGTTTEPAIAFRVFKELLVKKYGQEEANKRIYATTDRQKGAVKVEADANGWETFVVPDDIGGRFSVLTAVGLLPIAASGADIKALMEGANAARKDYTSDKLSENEAYQYAAVRNILYRKGYATEILVNYEPSLQYFSEWWKQLAGESEGKDQKGIYPTSANFSTDLHSLGQFIQEGTRIMFETVVRVDKPRKNVIIPTLEEDLDGLGYLQGKDVDFVNKKATDGVLLAHTDGDVPNMYVTLPEQDAFTLGYTIYFFELAIALSGYLNAINPFDQPGVEAYKRNMFALLGKPGFEELSKELNARL, translated from the coding sequence ATGTCACATATTAAATTTGATTATTCAAAAGTATTAGACAAATTTGTTGCACCACATGAAGTGGAATACATGCAAGCACAAGTTACAGCAGCAGACGAATTGATCCGTAAAGGAACTGGTGCTGGTAGCGACTTCTTGGGTTGGTTGGACCTTCCTGAAAACTATGACCGCGAAGAATTTGACCGCATCTTGAAAGCTGCTGAACAAATCAAAGCAGACAGCGATGTTTTGGTCGTTATCGGTATTGGTGGATCATACCTTGGAGCGAAAGCTGCCATTGACTTCTTGAACCACCACTTTGCAAACTTGCAAACAAAAGAAGAACGCAAAGCTCCACAAATCCTTTATGCTGGAAACTCAATCTCATCTACTTACCTTGCTGACTTGGTAGAGTATGTTGCAGACAAAGACTTCTCAGTAAACGTGATTTCTAAATCAGGTACAACAACTGAACCAGCGATTGCTTTCCGTGTCTTTAAAGAACTCTTGGTGAAGAAATACGGACAAGAAGAAGCAAACAAACGGATCTATGCAACAACTGACCGCCAGAAAGGTGCTGTTAAGGTTGAAGCAGATGCTAACGGTTGGGAAACTTTTGTGGTTCCAGATGATATCGGTGGACGTTTCTCAGTATTGACAGCAGTTGGATTGCTTCCAATCGCTGCATCAGGTGCAGACATCAAAGCCCTTATGGAAGGTGCGAACGCAGCCCGTAAAGATTACACATCAGATAAACTTTCAGAAAACGAAGCATACCAATACGCAGCAGTTCGTAACATCCTTTACCGTAAAGGATATGCTACTGAAATCTTGGTAAACTACGAGCCATCACTTCAATACTTCTCAGAATGGTGGAAACAATTGGCTGGTGAGTCAGAAGGAAAAGACCAAAAAGGGATTTACCCAACTTCAGCTAACTTCTCAACAGACTTGCACTCATTGGGTCAATTTATCCAAGAAGGAACTCGTATCATGTTTGAAACAGTTGTCCGCGTTGACAAACCTCGTAAGAATGTGATCATCCCTACTTTGGAAGAAGACCTTGACGGACTTGGCTACCTCCAAGGAAAAGACGTTGATTTCGTTAACAAAAAAGCGACTGATGGTGTTCTTCTTGCCCACACTGACGGTGATGTACCAAATATGTACGTGACTCTTCCTGAGCAAGACGCCTTCACTCTTGGTTACACTATCTACTTCTTCGAATTGGCAATCGCCCTTTCAGGTTACTTGAATGCTATCAACCCATTTGACCAACCGGGTGTTGAGGCTTACAAACGCAACATGTTTGCCCTTCTTGGTAAACCAGGATTTGAAGAATTGAGCAAAGAACTTAATGCTCGTCTATAA
- a CDS encoding gamma-glutamyl-gamma-aminobutyrate hydrolase family protein, which yields MARTVVGVAANLCPVDAEGKNIHSSVSCKFAESIRQVGGLPLVIPVGDESVVHDYVEMIDKLILTGGQNVHPQFYGEEKTIDSDDYNLARDEFELALLQEALRQNKPILAICRGVQLVNVAFGGTLNQEIEGHWQGLPFGTSHSIETVDGSVVSKLFGKESQVNSVHRQSIKDLAPNFRVTAVDPRDQTIEAIESIDEHRIIGLQWHPEFLVNEEDGNLELFEYLLNEL from the coding sequence ATGGCAAGAACAGTTGTTGGAGTTGCAGCAAACCTATGTCCTGTGGACGCAGAAGGTAAAAATATTCATTCATCAGTCTCTTGTAAATTTGCTGAGAGTATTCGTCAGGTTGGTGGACTTCCTTTGGTGATTCCGGTAGGAGATGAGTCGGTGGTCCACGACTACGTAGAAATGATTGATAAGCTTATCTTGACTGGAGGACAAAATGTTCATCCTCAGTTTTATGGTGAAGAAAAAACGATTGATAGCGACGACTATAACCTGGCTCGTGATGAGTTCGAGTTGGCTCTTCTACAAGAGGCTCTACGTCAGAACAAACCAATCTTAGCCATTTGCCGTGGCGTTCAGCTTGTCAATGTTGCCTTTGGTGGCACACTCAATCAGGAGATTGAAGGTCACTGGCAAGGTCTACCTTTTGGGACTTCACATTCTATTGAGACAGTTGATGGCAGTGTAGTGTCTAAATTATTTGGTAAGGAAAGTCAAGTTAACTCAGTTCATCGTCAAAGTATTAAAGACTTGGCACCTAATTTCCGTGTAACGGCAGTAGATCCTCGCGACCAAACGATTGAAGCAATCGAATCTATCGACGAACACCGTATTATTGGTTTGCAGTGGCATCCAGAGTTTTTGGTTAATGAAGAAGATGGAAATTTAGAATTATTTGAGTATTTATTGAATGAATTGTAA